GGCCGGCCGCGGATTCAAGCACGGACAGCAGGTTCGCGGACCGCCGTTCGGGGGCGTCCGCGCGGTCGTGAACGGGGCAGCGATCCGTGTACGGGTTGAATACATGGTCGAATTCGAGTTGCTGGAGGTATTTTACGAACGATGAGGGGGTCATGGTGACAGAGGTTATTCCGCTATTTCAATTTAAAGAATAAAGAAAGCCGTTATTCCATTTTAGGCCGTAAATTAGAATAACGGCCATTGATTCGAAGGTCAAATCATCAGAAATCGTACTTTATTCCGGTGACGATGGGTTGGTTCCGCTGTTCAACCCGCCTGAACCGAGCTCAATAAGGCTCCCTGCGTTCATTATGGGTGATGCACACGCCCGATGAACCGGGGAGCTTTTTTATTCGCCTCGTTTTACCCTCACCTGACGTACTCCTCCCTGGTTCATATCACAGCACGAAATTCCGCGTAGCGTCCTATTTCATCGGCTTCAAGCGAGTAGTCAGCCAGCCACTTGCTAATGCTCGGTCTATTCATATTTAAGACGAAAGAACCCAATATCGGCCTGTAATCTGAACAGTCTTGAAGTCAGTAATTCGCAGTCTTGAGTCTGGCAATTTAGTCAACCGATCCATTCGCGGGAAAGGAGGCGATATAGGTCAGTTTCATATCTTCGTCATTCCTTTTTGCAGTGTTTCAAAAATCGGGAGAACACAATGCATTACCTCATAATTGCTGTATTGGCCTTCGGTTTGTCCCTGATGGGATGCGAAGGTAAGACAGGTCCGGCGGGTCCGAGCGGCCCATCGGGTCCGGCAGGTCCGGCAGGTCCGGCAGGCCATGATGGCCATGATGGCGCTCAGGGTCCGGCAGGTCCGGCAGGCGCTGATGGCGCTCAGGGTCCGGCAGGTCCGGCAGGCGCTGATGGCGCTCAGGGTCCGGCAGGTCCGGCAGGCGCTGATGGCGCTCAGGGTCCGGCAGGTCCGGCAGGCGCTGATGGCGCTCAGGGTCCGGCAGGTCCGGCAGGCGCTGATGGCGCTGACGGTGAGCAAGGTCCGGCTGGCCCGGCTGGCCCGATGGGTCCGGCAGGCCCGCCAGGTACTGACGCTCCGGATCCAGGGGCAGCAGTGCATCATTTAGCAATTGCTGCAGTTAAGGCAGGCGCTGACGATCCAGATGATGAAGACTATAAGTCGTATGGAATCGATGATGATGGGAAGATGGCAATCCTCCGGTTGGAGGAGGAAAAAACAGTTCACGTGGTTGCTCGCGCTCAAAACGGCACCGTGGTTGAAGATGTCATGTTTGAATGGGAAGAGGGAGACGATAGAGATACTGTCAATCTCGATCCCAGTGATGACACCATGTCAGCCGATGTCGAGGCCGCGGAAGAGGGAAAGACCACGCTCAGAGTTACCGCGGTTGGTCACGCAGTAGCGGCTGACATCAACATCACAGTGACCAAGGTAGCGAAGACGATCACTTTGATGGAAGGTGATGACGAGTTTGAAGTTGCTAATTCGTATGCCCCGAAAGATACGATTATGTTAGTAGCTTCTGCGGATGTGGCGATGCGGGCTGGAAGTGATTTCGGTTGGAATTCTGACGATTCCTCTGTCAAAGTGGAAGCGAATAAGGGGACCAACCCTTACAAGGCCATGGCCACAGTAACGACCGAATCGCGTGGCGGTGCTACCATCACCGTGTCATACGAGGGCGTAAAGAAAACGATCGACATTAACGTCATCGGCAAGGAGACTGGCGCAGAAAACGATCGTACCTTGACGCGCCAAGGCCCGGCATCGACAGAATTTAAGTACTCGCGGGCTGCCGGGGAGCAGTCTTGGGGTCCTGCTGCAGGTATAGTGTTCCAAGTTGTGTTAAGAGCAGGTGACGGCACACGGCTTAGTGGACAGACGATAACTGCAACACTCACAAGTCCCGATAGCTCCGATCATGAGCCTGCAGGTGTTGCTGTGTCCGGTGGCGGCTCAGATGGTTCGGAAGCATCTACGGATAGTAATGGTATAGCTACCATAACCGTAGCAGTTCCCACCACGAGCATCACCAACGATTCCGACGCTTTAGATGGAACAGTCACGCACACCGTGACAGTTAGTGCGATCGGCGTGTTGGAGCCGGTGGAGTTGAACATTACCACTGTTGTCGTGGAGGAGTAGTAACAAGGAATTCGGGATAATCCGGGCCCGTAGCCAGGGTGCTGGTAGAGTCCTGTGAAGGGTGAGTGGTCATGCCTGCCAAGGTTGTGGCCACTCACCAAGTTCAAGGGTGGCTCCCGGCATTATCCTGACAGGACAGTGTGACATGACAACACCCCGGACACACTCGTCCTGGCATTAGTATCAAGTCACCTTAGAACACCTTCCCGTTCGCCCTGAGTAGGAGCCACTGACCACTGAAAAGGGCGATCGGTCCCGCAAAAAAGGAAAGCCCCGTTGCATCTACGGGGCTTTTCTGTATTCAACGATTTCGACAGCCACCCAGATGATGTGTCATTGCAGTCCGCGCCCTGGGTGCAGGAGGCTTTACCATGAGACACGCACTATCCAGATGGTGTTACTATTTGATTCTGCCCCTATTCGTTGCTTTCGCCGGCTGCGAGGGGCCGGTGGGACCGCCAGGACCCACTGGGCCGGCAGGACCGGCGGGACCGGCAGGTTCCACTGGCCCGCAGGGCGTAGCAGGCCCTACGGGGCCCGAAGGCCCGGCTGGATCCGAAGGCCCGGCAGGGCCGCAGGGTGAACCAGGACCTCAGGGACCGACGGGACCGCCCGGCCCAGGGGAAGACGAAAGTGATCCGGTGGACGCAACACCTACCCTTGATGGCCGTTGGCAGTATGACAGCAACAACTTCGTCGACGTGATTGTAGCCAACCTGCAAAGCCTGCTGGGACCTGAAACAGCCGCACAGGTGGTCGCGGGGATCCAGAACGAATTGGTAACGGCGCGGTTCGAACTGCACGAAGACGGCCGTTACTCGAACATAGAGGGTCGGACCGGAACGTGGAGCACAACCGAAGACGCAGCCGACAGCAACGTTAACATAATCACACTGGCCATCGAGGATGATCCACCCTTGACGATGGGTTACCTGGTGACCGAAGACCTGCTAACGCTGATTATTTCGCTCGAAATGGTCAAGGCGGCCATTAGTGGTAACGCGAGTCTGCTTGCGATCGCCGACGCGATGCTGCAGGGTCTGGACGATCTGCGGTTACATTACATGCGGCTTCCGCCATCGGACCAGGCAACGTAGTTGCAAGGTTCTTCATTCTGGATTTAACGACGTATGGGTAGGATTGCTCCGCCTGCTCGGACGGTTTCATAACCCGGTGGCTGGTTTTAGCACCGGGTTACTTTTTGTGGAGAATACGTCAATTGACAGACGGTGTACAACTTACACCGGGCGCTATCTGAACAAACTTAGTTGGTCAAAGAAGTGGCAGCTCTTTGGCTCAGTTCACCCGGCGGCGACGGTTCTTCACGTAGTCCACGAGGATGTATTCACCCAGGCTGTCGAGGGAGGAGTAGTAGGCCCGGCCGTGGTTCATCTCCGTGAGTTTCTCGACGAAACCGACCAGGTAGGGGTCCTGGGTGACCATGAAGGTGCTGATGGTGATCTTCTCGCGGCGGCAGGTCATGGCCTCGTCGAGGGTCCGGTTCACGATCCGGGGGTCCAGCCCGAAGGAATTCAGGTAGAGGCGGCCGTTCCGGTCGTAGATGGCCGAGGGCTTGCCATCGGTGATCATGAAGATCTGCTTGTTGACGTTGCGGGTCCGCCGCAGGATGTTCCGGGCCATGAGCAGGCCGGCCTTGGTATTCGTGTGGTAGGGGCCGACCGAAACGAAGGGCAGGTCCTCGATCTTCACCTGCTTCGCGTCGTCGCCGAACAGGACCAGGTGGAGTTCGTCCTTCGGGTACTTGCGGATGATGAGTTCCGCCAGGGCCATGGCCACGCGCTTGGCCGGGGATATGCGGTCTTCGCCGTACAGGATCATGCTGTGGCTGATGTCCAGGAGCATGACCGTGGCGCAGGACGTGGTGTGCTCGACCTCGTAGACTTCGAAGTCGTCCTCGTGCAGGTCCAGGTCGAATCCGGACCGGCGGATCGCGTTGCCGATGGTAGAGGTGAAATCGACGTTCGACGCCTGGTCTCCGTACCGGTAGGGCCGCGTCTCGCTCAGCCGCTCCACGCCCTCCCCTTCGAAGGGCGTCTCGTGGCCGCCGCCCAGCCCCTTCTTCAGGCTGCTGTAGACGAACCGGAGCGAGTCCTCCCGGATGCGCCGACCGCCTTTTTCGGTGAGGGAGAAAGCGTCTTTGTCCTGCTTCACGTAGCCCCGCTTCTCGAGCTCCTTGACGAAGGCCTCGTAAGACATCTCATCGTCGAAGATGCCCTGCCGCTGGTCGATATAGCGCATCCACTTCAGGGCTTCCTCCACGTCGCCGCTCGTGTGGATGAGGATCTGGCTCAGCAGGCCCAGGAGCTGTTCGAGGCGGTCCTCGGCGTCATCGACCCGCGGTATCCATTTGGTGTACTGTATGCCGATCACTTAAGGTCACTGCCTTTCCGATGCGTCCACTGCCCGTCTGTCGCGCACGGTCATTGCGCCTGCCCCCTGCGCCATTCATCGCGCGCGACCACCGCGCCTATCTGATCTTCAGGGTCGACAGGCCGATGATCGCCAGGATGCCCGCGATGATCCAGAACCGGATCACGACCTTGGTCTCGGCCAGGCCCCGGTACTGGAAGGCGTGGTGGAGCGGCGCCATGTAGAAGATGCGCCGGCCGAGCCACTTGATCCCGATCTTCTCCTGGACCAGGACCGAGAAGGCCATGGCCACGAAGATGCCGCCGGTGATGACGAAGAGGAACTCCTGCTTGAGCAGTACGGCGAGCGTGCCGACGATACCGCCCAGCGGCAGGGCGCCCACGTCGCCCATGAAGACCTGGGCGGGATAGGCGTTGTACCAGAGAAACCCCATGCAGGCGCCGAAGACTCCGGCGCAGATCACCGTCAGCTCGCCGCTGCCCGGCAGGAAGGTGAACTGCAGGTAGCCCGAGTAGATGGCGTTTCCGATGACGTAGGCGAACACCCCGTACACGACCACCGTGAACGAGACCGGCACGATGGACAGTCCGTCCAGGCCGTCGGCGAAATTCACCGCGTTGGCGATGGCCACGATGACGAAGGCGATGAAGGGCAGGTACCACCAGCCCAGGTCGAGGACGGGGTCCTTGACGAATGGGAGATAGAGTTCGGAGGCGATTTCGGCTGACACGGGCGACAGGCCGGGCAGCAGGAAAACCAGCCCGAATCCGAGACCGAAGACCGCCTGGAAGAAGAGCTTGGTCGCCTGGGACAGTCCGCGGTCGCTGTCACGGTGCCTGATCTTCCGGTAGTCGTCGATGAACCCGAACAGGGAGAACCAGATCAGGGCGCAGAGGAAAACCAGGGTGAAGCGGTTGAAAAGGTCGCTCCAGAGCAGCACGCTGGCGAAGATGGCCGCGACAATCAGCAGGCCGCCCATGAGCGGCGTGCCGGCCTTCGAGGCGGAGGATATCGCGCCGTGCGCCCGGGGATTGTCCCGCACGTGGTTCACGTACAGCAACCTGATGATGCGCTGGCCGAAGAGCAGCGTGATCCCGAACCCCGTCAGCGCCGCGCAGATCGCGCGGAAGCTCAGGTACTGGAAGAGGCGCAGAAACGAGAGCGCATCGACGGTATCGAAGAGATAGGTGACGAGGTGATAGATCATGGGGCGCTTATCGGGTTTCCTGCTGATTGTGTATC
This Gemmatimonadota bacterium DNA region includes the following protein-coding sequences:
- the mraY gene encoding phospho-N-acetylmuramoyl-pentapeptide-transferase, which produces MIYHLVTYLFDTVDALSFLRLFQYLSFRAICAALTGFGITLLFGQRIIRLLYVNHVRDNPRAHGAISSASKAGTPLMGGLLIVAAIFASVLLWSDLFNRFTLVFLCALIWFSLFGFIDDYRKIRHRDSDRGLSQATKLFFQAVFGLGFGLVFLLPGLSPVSAEIASELYLPFVKDPVLDLGWWYLPFIAFVIVAIANAVNFADGLDGLSIVPVSFTVVVYGVFAYVIGNAIYSGYLQFTFLPGSGELTVICAGVFGACMGFLWYNAYPAQVFMGDVGALPLGGIVGTLAVLLKQEFLFVITGGIFVAMAFSVLVQEKIGIKWLGRRIFYMAPLHHAFQYRGLAETKVVIRFWIIAGILAIIGLSTLKIR